AACTTACTGGAATAGGTAAAATGCAGCAATGGCCAGTAACCACAGGCTGCCACTGAGGTAGCATCAAATAAGTGTAATTTGCTATTGATACAGTCAAATGTTTTGGCCTGTTAGGATTTTCAAAGCAAAAGATGCAGCGTTCTTCCTGAGTTGCCATATGCCTTGGACGAATATCCTTTGTAGATGGCCTATCATCATTACTTCCCCTTTTTCTTTGAGTCGTTTTCCTTGCATGTTCATAATCATATTCATCATCTGCCCGACCAGACATGCTGTACTGCTTGTTCTGCATTATATTTTTAGCTAGATAAAGATCTGTATCATCCTCCTTGTTCCTCCTAGATATATCTGGAAAATGTTTCCTAATCAAAGAGAAGTGCGTATTAAAAAGACTAATAAAATTTCTTAGAAAGAAAAGATAGCTGTACTGACCACCTTACTGTTACTTCAAAATTGAAtccaaagaaaataacaaaaaaataataataaataaataaaataataatataaatccTTCCATAAACCACCAAATGGACTACCAAACCTACCAAATATCAGTGAATTTCATAGACAATTTATTTTCTAAGGATTAGTCACCAATTTCTAAGAACTTTACATGATGTATTTTGGAAAGGATTTATATGGAAGACAATTCAAGAAGTCAATACCTAGCTGCGATTCGTTCAATTTGCGGCTTGACGGGATTCACTTCAACACTATTGGTTGCCTTCATATTTTGTACTTCTTGCTGGAAAAATGTAAATCgtcaaaagttaaaattttagaCAGGAAGCTTATGCCTCACAGAAGCAAAGGCAGCCATATTAGCACattcaacttttattttttttgggaTAAGAAACCAAATTACTGGGAAAGAATAAAGGATATATAAGGATACAAAGAAACAACCCTTGTGCCCAATTACAGAAAGCGGgccaatccaaaagaataaggCTAAGCTGAAAGTTAAAACcccacaatttattattattattattatttttttttttttggtaatagaaacatttcattgatgaatgaaattagGGGAACCCCAAACACCTAAAGGTGATTACAAAAAAGAGCGCAAAAAGATAAGCTAATATGAGAGAAAGGGTATTTTGTTTTACACCATGAAAAACAGTAGACAACGAACTTCAACTTTGATTTTTACCCACATATCCCATGCCAAGGGAGATTATTTCAAGTTATCTTATTTAGCAAGCAAATCATAAATATACAAGGGTAAAAAAATAAGCCAACAAAGTCAAGATATGATGACTTGTACAGGGACATCATAGAACATAGAATTAAAGGGTTTTGTACGCCCGTGCTTGTagtctttcatttttttttctcgatgaaagttgtttttataaaatgaaaaaaaaaaaaaaaaaaagaaagaaagaaaaatacatagAATTAAAGGGTGGAAATGGGTAAGGGTTCTATGTATCATACTAAATTAGTACGTGTATATGAAAATTGTTTAGCATCTCATGTACCCATATGGACTTTCTCACCCGTATCAAATTTGTGGGCCTTCTATATGCCTATGGTTGAGGGCTGAACTTATCATCTatctcttccttttctttttatgttAAGTGTTAACTGTAGAACTCACTTCACATTGACAAGGAGTGAAACATACGTGAAAGTATGACATTTTCATATGGATTTCCAAGCCCAAGTCATACCAAGCTGAACACACCAAAAAGATTTCCTCTACGGTGTTAATCAATGCTTATGTCTAAATGCCTAACTATTGCATGCAATAACAATACTCCATGAAAGGAGGACGGACatagaataaaataagaaaatggaGTTTGTAGAGACCAAAAACTTGTCCTACCAAAAGCTTTTGGGCTTCTTCGTGTTTTCCTTTCATTTGAAGTTGAAATGCCTTTGCAGCCAACTGATTTGCACTCATTGCATCCTTGGCCGAAACACAATCTTCATTGGGCTTCTCAGATGTTGAGACAACCAATTCTGATTGCACCTTTGTCTTAATTGAATCACCTTTAGTATTTTCACTTTGTTGTCTGAGAAATTCAGATGCAAAACTTCCATCATCAGAGAACTTATTTAAACTGGACACTGCTGCAGAAATGAAGCCAGCATCCCTTGAAGAGACATGTTGATGTTTTGGCTTTCCCCAAGATAAAGAATCTCGAACTTTAGGCTCCCTCATTTCAGGATGTCTGGAAGAGATGTTCTTCAAGTAGTCCCTGCCAGAGCTCTAAAATAGAACCAGATTAGCAAGCATTATGAAGAATAAAGATAAGTTTCAAACAAAAAGATGAAGTCACATAAAGTCACATATCTAATCAAATTAACTCAATCAATGACTTCCATGTACCTTTCCAGAATCACTTTCATTTTGACTGGTTGAAAGTTGATCTTCACTGGTTAGCCCTCTCTTTCTATTTCTTATAGCATGCAAATGAGAACGTGAAGGTGCCACTTTACTAGCTGCTACTGAGACAGCAAGTTGGCCAAGAGAACCCCAACGTTCTTCAACAAcctataaaatttcaatttatagaaAACCAAAGAaatttttggataaaaaaaCTGTACAgacaaaaatattaataataacgATCATGCCTCTTCAAGCCTTCGTCCATCTCGAGCTGCTTGCTCCTCGGCACGCTTCAATGCTTTAAGTCTCCAACTAGCCCCCCCATCCCCTACAACCCGAGGTGGTGGAAGTTTGTCTCTATCTGATTTGATCTTGTCACTCTCCTCTGGATAACCAGttccattttctttaaaataaggATTCAATTCCTTGGGATTGACCTTATTTATCTGaacaaaaaaagtaacttttacacCATCAGCTAACAACCatgtagttttaaaaaattcagaATTGAGAATACAAAGAAGAACAAAAGGAAACAGATCTCAAATTCAGGAAAAAAGAAATCTAACCATCTTATTATGATGAATATACAGGAATACCAAAAGCAAGAGGAAGGAGACAACTCTAAAAATAATCAGAGACTAAACTAGTTCAACAGATAAAAGGCTTCTTTTCTAAATGTGTGAACAAATCAAGTACACACATGCACacttctcaaaaaaaaaataataataatatgtatcCTTAACATCCCCTTGTTTAAGGAACTAATCTTtcgttgaaaaaaaaatgaaataaagataaaacaGCATAACCAAAAAGAAAAGGTCCAACACAAGCCTATATAGAGAATAAATCTaactagaaaaataaaaaagtagcAAAAGAGAAAAGCCTACAATTGTAGAGAATAAATGACAAAGGATCATAAAAAAGATCCTTGCTTCCAGATACTGCGGTCACCCGCCAACTTTACACGTAATTGTAGAGAATAAATGACAAAGGATCATAAAAAACATCCTTGCTTCCAGATACTGCGGTCACCCACCAACTTTACACGTAAAAACATGATTTGACTTGAGCCCTACAACTACCCCCAATGGAAACAACactttttattgaagaaatgaaaagagactaatgctcaaattacaataaaacataataatCAAGAAAGCCAGAAGACTAGAAGACGATAGGATCAGCAGACGCACCCgaatatctcaactaggttgacacaccCATAGCGCCCCCATCACACTCCGGTAGAAAAAACTACTAATAAAAGGAAATACAAGATGGCATAATGAACAAAACTAGTCCAAAACGTCATTAAATCAATACATGCATTCTAATTTAAGCTAATATCTTGAATCAAGTAGTCCACAAATAATTTTGATAGAGGACACTAAGAGGAAGCTTTGATTCGCGCAATCTCAAAACGCTCCATCCAAGGAAGGGCCTTGTTCTGAAAAATTCTTTGATTCCTCTCAAACCAAATGTCTGATAGAACCGCTTTGACTCCATTAACCCAAAGAAGATGAGAAACAGCTTTTAATCGAGGCCCCACCAAAACTACATAACATTATCCTTGAAAGAGTTGCACCAAATCCACTGCAAATTAAAATGTAAGAATAACTTCCTCCAAAAAACTCTTGTTAAAACTACAATCAAAGAAAAGGTGCTGGCAGTCCTCTGCATTTTCCATGCACAGAGGGCAAATTGAAGGTAATAATGAGTGACCAGAAAGCTTTATTTGCAGGCATTTAGAACAATTAAGAACTCCATATAACATCACCCAGATTGAAATATTAACCCTTCTGGGACAACTTGATTTCCACAAGGCTTTATACAAGGTTGCATTCTGGGAGAGGAGGTAGCCAGATGCTTGGATAGAGATTTAACTGAAAACTGACGAGTAGCTTCCAAACTCCAAACTCTTTTGTCTTGACAATCAACTATTTTTTGACCCTCTAAAACTGCCAATAAGTTCTGAAAATCCTGCATCTCATCATCCTTCAGTAAGCTTAGAAAATTAATGGACCAAgctttaaacataattatttgcCAAAACTGGTGAACCTCGAATAAAATCATCAATTGGAATTCTTCAGAATCAAAGACTCTGGAGATATAGCCCGAACTTCAAGCCCACCTTTTCTTTAATAAGAATGAAAATGGctcaaaatcaacaacttcTGATTGATCAGGTTTGTTGACAGAAAGATCTTGCtcgaaaatatatatatatatatatatatatatatttaaatcgcCTTCGCTTCATCCACCAAAATAACATCTAGGATTAAATGGGTAATCTGAGTCTTCACTACTCAATCTAACTTCTGAATCTCTATCTGAGTAATCCAGAAGATATCAAAACTCTTTATTCAAGTGATTGAAAGAATTGATAGTTCAAAAGGATAGGGAATTATGTAAGCAATTAGTTGTATCTCTCCGTGATTCAAATGTCCAACTTATTAATGGGGAATCAAATGTAAATGTATTAGTGAGGAAAACAAACTTATATTAAAGGAATCAAAACAAGAACTAtcattagagttttttttttttttaattgaagaaatttactttcattgagaaaaaatgagaaTACAGGGGCATACAAAAAAACAAGCCCACAAAAGCAGTCCCCTAAAGAAAGGGTTTCGAACTAAGCATGATGCTTCCTTTAGAAtagttataataataataataataataaaaagggcTTTGAAACCGAAGTCCAAAGCAACATATGAAACCTCACTAGGGTCCTTATCCAACCCTCTAAAAACCCTATTGTTCCTCTCCCCCCAAACGTCCCATAACACAACACACACCCCAGCAAACCACAACGAACAGCCTTTCTCTGAAAGGTGGATGGAAGAGGAACTTCCCAATTGTCGCTCTAATATCCCGTTGACCAGCTATTTGCACATCAAACTCCTACAGAAAGCAAATCCATAAGGACCCACAAATTGACAGGCCCAGAGCAGAAGATCCAGGTGTCCTCCGCCTTCTGACTGAGCGTACAGCAGAAAGGACCTATTAACAAGGTCATCTTCTTAGCAAGCCTATCCAACATGTTCACACGGCCAAGCAAGACTTGCCAAGTAAAGAGCTTGATTTTGTTTGGTATCTTAATCCTCCACACCACGAAGACTGACTCATAAGCAGGAGAGGGATTCAACAAATGTCTAAAAAAGATTTACAAGAGAAGCCTTTGAGAGGATTAGGCTTCCAAATCTGAATATCTCTCCGCCACACCACGAAGACCTACTCCTACGAAGGTCAAGGTCTTCCTTTGGTCCTTAAGAATATTCATGAGCCAAAGAAAATGTGTGAATTAGTCTATTTCCCCCTCGTTTTGTTATTTATGTTACTAGGATGAAGAATCCATTGATTACTTATTCATTCATTATCCTTTGCCATTTCGGCTTAGAATGGTTGATTAAAGAATTCAACTTTTGCTTGCCAAGTAGAATCGATGATTGCTCGGTTGAGGTCCTTGAGGGGTGGAACCTTTGAAACAGAGGAAAGGTTTTATGGGCAATGGCAATCAGTGCTTGTTTGGAACATGTGGCGGGAAAGAAATCGTCGTATTTTAGAGAatgtcattttttttacaatttttgtagCAGCACCCAATTCATCGCTTCTTGATGGTGCATTGAAAATAGGAAATTATTTTGCAATTACAGCTTGTCCATGGTCCAAATGAATTTGAAAGCTGTAGTatagttgtttggtttgttCTTCTAAGAGAGGAGATCTCTCTTCCCCTCCCCTTTTAAGCTATATTTTTTCGGTCTTTCTGTGCATATtacttttttgtttcttaatctTATCTTGGATGACAACGAATGAGGTGGATTAATTAAATGTTCATAGCTTTCTTTCTTTGTAGAAAATCCCACCAAATTTGTGCACCTTTCTCCCACCAAGAATGAGGTGGCATTTGAGACCTTTCCAAGAGTAAAGACGAGGATGTGCctaattaaatttgtttcaaTCTCTTTTACACTCAAAGATTGAACATCAAAAGCAtcaaaaaaatgatataaactGCACTACCTTGGAACACAACCCATTCTCAACGGGCAAATAACAATATCGACAACCATAATATCAAGAAGAAGGCACATTACTTAGAGTATTAAAACTTCGAGGAAACGAGTAAAAGTCTACACGAAAAGGTATCTCTAAACTTGAAGACTTCTTCAAACGAGGTGATACTAAAATGGGGAAAAGAAACGTCATTTTGATTTGCATTTAATGCATCATTTGGAACCAAAAAAGGTAGTAGCAAAATCGAATTACACAGGAGAGGATCATTCAAATTTGCATCATTAAAAGCAAAGTGATTTTGAGTATTGAAAGCTCACAGGGGAGCTACATCAGTGGGATATAAAGAGCGGATTATGACTGATCATCTTACAAGATATCTTTAAACTACAAAAGTCGAATGAGTTATCCATATTGTTGAAATGGAGATGAGATGAACTCGGATatgatggtttttttttcctttttttttttttttttgggggggggggggggttggaGGATAACAAACTATTGCATTGATTGAATAAACTTGGAAATGACGATGTTAAAGAGATTAATCATCACAAACTTTAGTACGAACGAGCAAAACCTCCAAAACCTTGTCCTTTAGTTCCATGGTGGCTCATAAAACCATAAGTATTCCTTGTAAATTCAATTTTGGCAAGACTACAATCTAATCCATTTAAGAAATGTGATATGAATAAGACCACTGAAATGACATCCATTTGCTTCAAAACATCCCTGCATCCAAAGATTGTGGTAAGTCCAGAAGTTCAATCCAACCTCCATAGCCCAATGTAAACTTAGGAATACTGTACTTTTCAATTTTCACATGGAAACAATCAAGTTTCATCCACTTACCAATGTCCCTGAGAATTTACACAT
This DNA window, taken from Benincasa hispida cultivar B227 chromosome 6, ASM972705v1, whole genome shotgun sequence, encodes the following:
- the LOC120079767 gene encoding CWF19-like protein 2 isoform X1; this translates as MLSGVKFIHRDKISDGNEKQKNKGKSTRCSSSDEEYRDTKKKKFGRKKLESSKVYSTSSTDSEMIEDSRREKKKHRSRRASKRNKNNNSSYENDGRVKMKSRSDMNTLAREYSSSTDSDDSSSDSFEKGRKHRRKGDSKRAKKRKSQNLREDMFDGSRDTSSKDDKEIVRREMGLEWMLKPQEKMQRSLDECIDNQQEEEEAPEEINKVNPKELNPYFKENGTGYPEESDKIKSDRDKLPPPRVVGDGGASWRLKALKRAEEQAARDGRRLEEVVEERWGSLGQLAVSVAASKVAPSRSHLHAIRNRKRGLTSEDQLSTSQNESDSGKSSGRDYLKNISSRHPEMREPKVRDSLSWGKPKHQHVSSRDAGFISAAVSSLNKFSDDGSFASEFLRQQSENTKGDSIKTKVQSELVVSTSEKPNEDCVSAKDAMSANQLAAKAFQLQMKGKHEEAQKLLQEVQNMKATNSVEVNPVKPQIERIAARKHFPDISRRNKEDDTDLYLAKNIMQNKQYSMSGRADDEYDYEHARKTTQRKRGSNDDRPSTKDIRPRHMATQEERCIFCFENPNRPKHLTVSIANYTYLMLPQWQPVVTGHCCILPIPHESATRGVDKTVWEEIRNFKKCLIMMFAKQEKDVVFLETVVGLAKQRRHCLIECIPLPQGIAKEAPLYFKKAIDEVEEEWSQHNAKKLIDTSEKGLRGSIPENFPYFHVEFGLNKGFVHVIDDENNFKTSFGLNVIRGMLQLAEEDMHRRRRYESVEVQKHAVANFLQDWEPFDWTKQL
- the LOC120079767 gene encoding CWF19-like protein 2 isoform X2, with product MFDGSRDTSSKDDKEIVRREMGLEWMLKPQEKMQRSLDECIDNQQEEEEAPEEINKVNPKELNPYFKENGTGYPEESDKIKSDRDKLPPPRVVGDGGASWRLKALKRAEEQAARDGRRLEEVVEERWGSLGQLAVSVAASKVAPSRSHLHAIRNRKRGLTSEDQLSTSQNESDSGKSSGRDYLKNISSRHPEMREPKVRDSLSWGKPKHQHVSSRDAGFISAAVSSLNKFSDDGSFASEFLRQQSENTKGDSIKTKVQSELVVSTSEKPNEDCVSAKDAMSANQLAAKAFQLQMKGKHEEAQKLLQEVQNMKATNSVEVNPVKPQIERIAARKHFPDISRRNKEDDTDLYLAKNIMQNKQYSMSGRADDEYDYEHARKTTQRKRGSNDDRPSTKDIRPRHMATQEERCIFCFENPNRPKHLTVSIANYTYLMLPQWQPVVTGHCCILPIPHESATRGVDKTVWEEIRNFKKCLIMMFAKQEKDVVFLETVVGLAKQRRHCLIECIPLPQGIAKEAPLYFKKAIDEVEEEWSQHNAKKLIDTSEKGLRGSIPENFPYFHVEFGLNKGFVHVIDDENNFKTSFGLNVIRGMLQLAEEDMHRRRRYESVEVQKHAVANFLQDWEPFDWTKQL